In Meleagris gallopavo isolate NT-WF06-2002-E0010 breed Aviagen turkey brand Nicholas breeding stock chromosome 2, Turkey_5.1, whole genome shotgun sequence, the following are encoded in one genomic region:
- the LOC109366074 gene encoding uncharacterized protein KIAA1522 homolog, whose translation MVVFINTKLKSLMKLFKRKTVSNLDEESRWTVHYTAPWHQQENVFLPSSRPPCVEDLHRQAKLNLKSVLREGCSAFLRTNFSPLLWDVPALCGAEDAVLCSCSLANMGRLGVCMEMAVGTAVYGLKGKLESRA comes from the exons ATGGTGGTGTTCATCAACACAAAGCTTAAATCTCTCATGAAACTTTTCAAGAGGAAGA ctgtttcCAACTTAGACGAAGAGAGCAGGTGGACCGTTCATTACACTGCTCCATGGCACCAGCAGGAAAATGTGTTTCTGCCTTCCTCAAGACCACCTTGTGTGGAGGACTTGCACCGGCAAGCAAAGCTGAACCTCAAGTCAGTACTGAGAG AAGGGTGCAGTGCTTTTCTGAGGACCAATTTCTCACCTTTGTTGTGGGATGTGCCTGCACTCTGTGGTGCAGAAGACGCGGTGTTATGTTCGTGCAGCCTTGCGAACATGGGCAGGCTGGGAGTGTGCATGGAGATGGCTGTAGGAACAGCTGTCTATGGACTGAAAGGGAAATTGGAAAGTAGAGCTTAA